The following coding sequences are from one Streptomyces venezuelae window:
- a CDS encoding ATP-binding cassette domain-containing protein produces MPGAIYAEGLVKTFGDVRALDGVDLDVPEGTVLGLLGPNGAGKTTAVRCLTTLLTPDSGKAVVAGIDVLKHPNEVRRSIGLSGQFAAVDEYLTGRENLQMVGQLYQMRAKEAKARAAELLDRFNLSDAADRPSKTYSGGMRRRLDLAAALVVSPPVMFMDEPTTGLDPRNRQQLWEVIQELVSGGTTLLLTTQYLEEADHLAHDICVVDHGRVIARGTSDELKAQTGGERVEVVVHDREHIAAASEVLRGFGKGEVAVAEHTRKLTVPVTGGAKLLAEVIRELDVRGMEIDDIGLRRPTLDDVFISLTGHVAEAADDTDGDGAAAKTKRKKEADK; encoded by the coding sequence ATGCCAGGCGCCATCTACGCCGAAGGTCTGGTGAAGACCTTCGGTGACGTACGGGCTCTGGACGGCGTCGATCTGGATGTCCCGGAAGGTACCGTGCTCGGCCTCCTCGGGCCCAACGGCGCGGGGAAGACCACGGCGGTCCGCTGTCTGACGACGCTGCTCACGCCCGACAGCGGCAAGGCGGTCGTCGCGGGCATCGACGTGCTGAAGCACCCCAACGAGGTCCGCCGTTCCATCGGGCTGTCCGGCCAATTCGCCGCTGTCGACGAGTATCTGACGGGCCGCGAGAACTTGCAGATGGTCGGTCAGCTCTATCAGATGCGGGCCAAGGAGGCGAAGGCCAGGGCCGCCGAACTGCTCGACCGGTTCAACCTCTCCGACGCGGCCGACCGCCCCTCCAAGACGTACTCCGGAGGCATGCGCCGCCGCCTCGACCTGGCCGCGGCGCTCGTCGTCTCGCCCCCCGTGATGTTCATGGACGAGCCGACCACCGGGCTCGACCCGCGCAACCGCCAGCAGCTGTGGGAGGTCATCCAGGAACTGGTCTCGGGCGGCACGACTCTGCTCCTCACCACGCAGTACCTCGAAGAGGCCGACCACCTCGCGCACGACATCTGCGTCGTCGACCACGGCCGCGTCATCGCCCGCGGCACCTCCGACGAGCTCAAGGCGCAGACCGGCGGCGAGCGCGTCGAGGTCGTGGTGCACGACCGCGAGCACATCGCCGCCGCCTCCGAGGTCCTGCGCGGCTTCGGCAAGGGCGAGGTCGCCGTCGCCGAGCACACCCGCAAGCTGACCGTCCCCGTCACCGGTGGCGCCAAGCTCCTCGCCGAGGTCATCCGCGAGCTGGACGTCCGCGGCATGGAGATCGACGACATCGGCCTGCGCCGCCCGACCCTCGACGACGTCTTCATCTCCCTCACGGGGCACGTCGCCGAGGCCGCGGACGACACCGACGGAGACGGGGCCGCCGCAAAGACCAAGCGCAAGAAGGAGGCCGACAAGTGA
- the ilvA gene encoding threonine ammonia-lyase has protein sequence MSYRTPHSLPKSLHTVTLDDVRGAQKMLSGVARTTAMEGSRYLSGLVGAPVHLKCENLQRTGSFKLRGAYVRIAGLLPEERAAGVVAASAGNHAQGVALASSLLGVRSTVFMPAGAPLPKVAATRDYGAEVRLHGQVVDETLAAAQEYAYRTGAVFIHPFDHPDIIAGQGTVGLEILEQCPEVRTLVVGIGGGGLVAGIAVAVKALRPDVKVIGVQAAGAAAYPPSLAAGHPVSIRNPATMADGIKVGRPGDVPFQLVGYLVDDVVTVSEDELSSALLLCLERAKMVVEPAGASPVAALMSDPKAFEGPVVALLSGGNVDPLLMQRILRHGMAAAGRYLSLRLRLTDRPGALATILGVLTEVDANVLDVSHVRTDPRLGLTEAEVELHLETKGPEHCVEVRSALRAAGYTVID, from the coding sequence ATGAGCTACCGCACGCCGCACTCCTTGCCGAAGTCCCTCCATACGGTGACCCTCGATGACGTACGCGGTGCGCAGAAGATGCTCTCCGGAGTGGCCCGGACGACGGCGATGGAGGGCAGCAGGTACCTGTCGGGCCTGGTCGGGGCGCCCGTGCACCTCAAGTGCGAGAACCTCCAGCGGACGGGTTCGTTCAAGCTGCGCGGCGCGTACGTACGGATCGCGGGTCTGCTCCCCGAGGAGCGCGCCGCCGGGGTGGTCGCCGCCAGCGCGGGCAATCACGCCCAGGGTGTGGCGCTCGCCTCCTCGCTCCTCGGCGTGCGCTCCACGGTCTTCATGCCCGCCGGTGCGCCACTGCCCAAGGTCGCCGCGACGCGTGACTACGGAGCGGAGGTGCGGCTGCACGGTCAGGTGGTCGACGAGACGCTGGCCGCCGCGCAGGAGTACGCGTACCGGACGGGCGCGGTTTTCATCCACCCCTTCGACCACCCCGACATCATCGCGGGGCAGGGCACGGTCGGCCTGGAGATCCTTGAGCAGTGCCCCGAGGTGCGCACGCTCGTCGTGGGCATCGGTGGCGGCGGGCTCGTGGCGGGCATCGCCGTGGCGGTGAAGGCGCTGCGCCCCGACGTGAAGGTGATCGGCGTCCAGGCCGCCGGGGCGGCGGCCTATCCGCCGTCGCTCGCCGCGGGCCACCCGGTGTCGATCAGGAACCCGGCGACGATGGCCGACGGCATCAAGGTGGGCCGCCCCGGCGACGTACCGTTTCAGCTCGTCGGGTACCTCGTCGACGACGTCGTCACGGTCTCCGAGGACGAGCTCTCCAGCGCGCTGCTGCTCTGCCTGGAGCGGGCCAAGATGGTCGTCGAGCCGGCCGGGGCCAGCCCGGTGGCGGCGCTGATGAGCGACCCGAAGGCGTTCGAGGGTCCGGTGGTGGCGCTGCTCTCGGGTGGCAACGTGGACCCGCTCCTGATGCAGCGGATCCTGCGTCACGGCATGGCGGCGGCGGGCCGCTACCTCTCGCTGCGGCTGCGCCTGACGGACCGGCCGGGCGCTCTCGCCACGATCCTCGGCGTCCTGACGGAGGTGGACGCGAACGTTCTGGACGTGAGTCACGTGCGCACGGACCCCCGGCTCGGGCTGACCGAGGCCGAGGTCGAGCTGCACCTGGAGACGAAGGGTCCGGAGCACTGCGTGGAGGTGCGGTCGGCGCTGCGGGCGGCGGGTTACACGGTCATCGACTGA
- a CDS encoding ClpP family protease, which produces MSVRDRERDVRGEDGETVPSRFDDHLAAQLLNQRIVFLGTQVDEVSANRVCAQMLLLSAEDPKTDISLYINSPGGSVTAGLAIYDTMRLIPNDVATLAMGFAASMGQFLLSVGTHGKRFALPNARIMMHQPSAGIGGTTADIAIQAENLEFTKRTIERLTAEHTGQSEETISRDGDRDRWFTAEQAKEYGMVDHVVASLDDVRPAGSKRRIGLGI; this is translated from the coding sequence ATGAGCGTACGGGACAGGGAGCGGGACGTGCGGGGGGAGGACGGGGAGACCGTGCCGTCGCGGTTCGACGATCACCTCGCCGCGCAGTTGCTCAACCAGCGCATCGTGTTCCTCGGGACGCAGGTCGACGAGGTGTCCGCCAATCGCGTGTGCGCGCAGATGCTGTTGCTGTCCGCGGAGGATCCGAAGACTGACATCTCCCTCTACATCAACAGCCCCGGCGGGTCCGTCACCGCCGGGCTCGCCATCTACGACACCATGCGGCTCATCCCCAACGACGTGGCGACCCTCGCCATGGGGTTCGCCGCCAGCATGGGGCAGTTCCTGCTCAGCGTCGGCACGCACGGCAAACGGTTCGCGCTGCCCAACGCGCGGATCATGATGCACCAGCCCTCCGCCGGCATCGGCGGCACCACCGCGGACATCGCCATCCAGGCCGAGAACCTGGAGTTCACGAAGCGGACCATCGAGCGGCTCACCGCCGAGCACACCGGGCAGAGCGAGGAGACGATCTCGCGGGACGGCGACCGCGACCGGTGGTTCACCGCCGAGCAGGCCAAGGAGTACGGGATGGTCGACCACGTGGTCGCCTCGCTGGACGACGTACGGCCCGCCGGGTCGAAGCGCCGTATCGGGCTCGGCATCTGA
- a CDS encoding S8 family peptidase, giving the protein MKRACGASIAAAVAVALAAGMTSPAAADPATAGQSATAGGGLGKGAGKDRVTLITGDRAVLDAEGRVVGIDRAKGREHIPVQVRRSGGHTLLIPADARRLIADGTLDQRLFDVTELNKKRNRAAQKKALKVIVGYKGSAAAAKAEVRGAGDTTVRRSLKALNADALSTPKRDAGDLWAALTNGDGTDRGAASGIAHVWFDGVRKASLDKSVKQIGADKAWAAGYDGKGVKIAVLDTGVDATHDDLKGQVIAEKNFTESADAKDRYGHGTHVASIAAGTGAKSGGKFKGVAPGAKVLNGKVLDDDGYGDDSGIIAGMDWAAAQGADVVNLSLGGPDAPGVDPLEAQVDKLSAEKGILFAIAAGNDGEPGSVGSPGSADTALTVGAVDDNDKLADFSSQGPRVGDSAIKPDVTAPGVDITAAAADGSVIDKEVGQNPPGYLTISGTSMATPHAAGAAALLKQQHPDWKYTELKGALAGSTKGGKYTAFQQGSGRIAVDKAIKQTVIADPVSVSFGTQQWPHTDDKPVTKKVTYKNLGKDEVTLDLTVSATDPKGRPAPAGFFTLGAKKVTVPAGGTASVDLTADSKLGGTVDGAYSAFVVAEGGGQSVRTAAAVDREVESYDVTVKHLGRDGQPTKHYMDSFVGLTGSAKGTDHGSYDPSGTVKLRVPKGSYVLDANVAVDLEDLGKGIDWLAQPKVDVTKNLTVTVDARTAKPVDVTVPATDLKGVLAAPDYSVDTPDFSAGFGWLMDEYKNFRTASIGAAPTGVTLSQSWPAVWTKGDNTEYNVTSGGKVKQLATGYTKHYKAADLATLKVGLGAAASGKTGTLSAAPELPDVSGGWSVSVPTKLPAERRLYVSTGDKVKWGLEFEQNGPPNPSDPEGWPTLETAYRLGAPQTFKPGATYEKTFNTAVFGPRVGGVYGVYRRGNEIVGDLPVFADGQTHAGYSLYTSVKTTLTRNGTQIGETTDPLAGEKPFKVPSGDAAYKLSTSVKRSVKVGAASTRIDASFSFRSKKADEAKLPVSTVRFGAKTDLSSRVKADEKQSVPVTVQGAAAGSNLKSLAVYVSYDYGQTWKKVTVTGGKISVKNPAKNKAISFHAKIADKKGNKSTLSIYNAFYAK; this is encoded by the coding sequence GTGAAGAGAGCGTGCGGGGCCAGTATCGCCGCGGCGGTCGCCGTGGCCCTCGCCGCGGGCATGACCAGCCCCGCGGCGGCGGACCCGGCGACCGCGGGACAGTCGGCCACGGCAGGGGGCGGGCTCGGCAAGGGCGCGGGCAAGGACCGCGTCACGCTGATCACCGGTGACCGCGCCGTCCTCGACGCCGAAGGACGCGTGGTCGGCATCGACCGCGCCAAGGGCCGGGAACACATACCCGTACAGGTGCGGCGCAGCGGCGGACACACGCTGCTGATACCCGCCGACGCGCGGCGCCTGATCGCCGACGGCACCCTCGACCAGCGCCTTTTCGACGTCACGGAGCTGAACAAGAAGCGCAACCGTGCGGCGCAGAAGAAGGCCCTCAAGGTCATCGTCGGCTACAAGGGCTCGGCCGCCGCGGCGAAGGCCGAGGTGCGCGGCGCCGGTGACACCACCGTCCGCAGGAGCCTGAAGGCGCTGAACGCCGACGCGCTCAGCACGCCGAAGCGGGACGCGGGCGACCTGTGGGCCGCCCTCACCAACGGCGACGGCACCGACCGCGGCGCGGCGTCCGGGATCGCTCACGTCTGGTTCGACGGCGTCCGCAAGGCGAGCCTCGACAAGAGCGTGAAGCAGATCGGCGCCGACAAGGCGTGGGCCGCCGGGTACGACGGCAAGGGCGTCAAGATCGCCGTCCTGGACACCGGCGTCGACGCCACGCACGACGACCTCAAGGGTCAGGTGATCGCCGAGAAGAACTTCACGGAGTCCGCCGACGCCAAGGACCGCTACGGCCACGGCACGCACGTCGCGTCCATCGCGGCCGGCACCGGCGCCAAGTCCGGCGGGAAGTTCAAGGGCGTCGCACCCGGCGCCAAGGTCCTCAACGGCAAGGTCCTCGACGACGACGGCTACGGCGACGACTCCGGCATCATCGCGGGCATGGACTGGGCGGCCGCCCAGGGTGCCGACGTCGTCAACCTGAGCCTCGGCGGCCCCGACGCCCCCGGCGTCGACCCGCTCGAAGCGCAGGTCGACAAGCTCTCCGCGGAGAAGGGCATCCTCTTCGCGATCGCGGCGGGCAACGACGGCGAGCCCGGCTCGGTCGGCTCCCCTGGCAGCGCGGACACCGCCCTCACCGTCGGCGCCGTCGACGACAACGACAAGCTGGCGGACTTCTCCAGCCAGGGCCCGCGGGTCGGCGACAGCGCGATCAAGCCCGACGTGACCGCGCCCGGCGTGGACATCACGGCCGCCGCAGCGGACGGCTCGGTCATCGACAAGGAAGTCGGCCAGAACCCTCCGGGATACCTGACGATCTCCGGTACGTCGATGGCGACCCCGCACGCCGCGGGCGCCGCCGCGCTGCTCAAGCAGCAGCACCCGGACTGGAAGTACACGGAGCTGAAGGGCGCGCTCGCCGGCTCCACCAAGGGCGGCAAGTACACGGCGTTCCAGCAGGGTTCGGGACGTATCGCCGTCGACAAGGCCATCAAGCAGACCGTCATCGCCGACCCGGTGTCGGTGAGCTTCGGCACGCAGCAGTGGCCGCACACCGACGACAAGCCGGTCACCAAGAAGGTCACCTACAAGAACCTCGGCAAGGACGAGGTCACCCTCGACCTGACGGTGTCCGCCACCGACCCGAAGGGCCGTCCGGCCCCCGCCGGTTTCTTCACCCTCGGCGCGAAGAAGGTCACGGTCCCCGCGGGCGGCACCGCCTCCGTGGACCTGACGGCCGACTCCAAGCTCGGCGGCACGGTCGACGGCGCGTACTCCGCGTTCGTCGTGGCGGAGGGCGGCGGCCAGTCCGTGCGCACCGCGGCCGCGGTCGACCGCGAGGTGGAGTCGTACGACGTCACCGTGAAGCACCTCGGGCGTGACGGACAGCCGACGAAGCACTACATGGACTCGTTCGTCGGCCTGACCGGCAGCGCGAAGGGCACCGACCACGGCTCGTACGACCCGTCCGGCACCGTCAAGCTCCGTGTGCCCAAGGGCAGTTACGTCCTCGACGCCAACGTCGCGGTCGACCTGGAGGACCTCGGCAAGGGCATCGACTGGCTCGCCCAGCCGAAGGTGGACGTCACCAAGAACCTGACGGTGACGGTGGACGCGCGGACGGCCAAGCCGGTCGACGTCACCGTGCCCGCGACCGACCTCAAGGGCGTCCTCGCGGCACCCGACTACAGCGTCGACACGCCGGACTTCAGCGCGGGCTTCGGCTGGCTGATGGACGAGTACAAGAACTTCCGCACCGCCTCCATCGGTGCCGCCCCGACCGGCGTCACGCTCAGCCAGTCGTGGCCCGCCGTCTGGACCAAGGGTGACAACACCGAGTACAACGTCACCTCCGGCGGCAAGGTGAAGCAGCTCGCCACCGGCTACACCAAGCACTACAAGGCGGCCGACCTGGCCACCCTCAAGGTCGGGCTCGGCGCGGCCGCGAGCGGCAAGACGGGTACGCTGAGCGCGGCCCCCGAGCTGCCCGACGTCAGCGGCGGCTGGTCCGTCTCGGTCCCGACGAAGCTGCCGGCCGAGCGCAGGCTGTACGTGTCGACGGGCGACAAGGTCAAGTGGGGCCTGGAGTTCGAGCAGAACGGTCCGCCGAACCCGTCCGACCCGGAGGGCTGGCCGACCCTTGAGACCGCCTACAGGCTGGGCGCCCCGCAGACCTTCAAGCCGGGCGCGACGTACGAGAAGACGTTCAACACGGCCGTCTTCGGTCCGCGCGTCGGCGGCGTCTACGGCGTCTACCGGCGCGGCAACGAGATCGTGGGCGACCTGCCCGTCTTCGCCGACGGCCAGACCCACGCGGGCTACTCGCTGTACACGTCGGTGAAGACGACGCTGACCCGCAACGGCACGCAGATCGGTGAGACCACGGACCCGCTGGCCGGCGAGAAGCCGTTCAAGGTGCCGTCGGGCGACGCCGCGTACAAGCTGTCGACGTCCGTGAAGCGCAGCGTCAAGGTGGGCGCGGCCTCCACGCGCATCGACGCGAGCTTCAGCTTCCGCTCCAAGAAGGCCGACGAGGCGAAGCTGCCGGTCTCCACGGTGCGGTTCGGCGCGAAGACCGACCTGAGCAGCCGCGTGAAGGCCGACGAGAAGCAGTCCGTGCCGGTGACGGTCCAGGGCGCGGCCGCGGGCTCGAACCTCAAGTCCCTCGCCGTGTACGTCTCCTACGACTACGGCCAGACCTGGAAGAAGGTCACGGTCACGGGCGGCAAGATCTCCGTGAAGAACCCCGCGAAGAACAAGGCGATCTCGTTCCACGCCAAGATCGCGGACAAGAAGGGCAACAAGTCGACGCTGTCGATCTACAACGCGTTCTACGCGAAGTAG
- a CDS encoding helix-turn-helix domain-containing protein — protein sequence MSSQERQKANEARVIHLRPVKAAPNPAPSKEPAAGKEPLWRDVVGDVLRSERLAQERTLKDVADAARISMPYLSELERGRKEASSEVLAAAAHALGLGLPDLLSLAQTRLAGLPRARPARASFQGEVRLAA from the coding sequence GTGAGCAGCCAAGAGCGCCAGAAGGCGAACGAAGCCCGCGTCATCCACCTGCGCCCGGTCAAGGCGGCGCCGAACCCCGCTCCGTCCAAGGAGCCCGCGGCGGGCAAGGAGCCGCTCTGGCGGGACGTCGTGGGCGACGTCCTGCGCAGTGAGCGGCTCGCGCAGGAGCGCACGCTCAAGGACGTGGCGGACGCCGCCCGGATCTCCATGCCGTACCTCTCCGAGCTGGAGCGCGGCCGCAAGGAAGCCTCCTCCGAGGTCCTCGCGGCCGCCGCCCACGCGCTCGGCCTCGGCCTGCCCGACCTGCTCTCCCTGGCCCAGACGCGCCTGGCCGGCCTTCCCCGCGCGAGGCCGGCCAGGGCGTCGTTCCAGGGCGAGGTGCGCCTGGCGGCGTGA
- a CDS encoding ABC transporter permease, giving the protein MSTATEARQSLAPRPTGGIGQSVRDSLVIARRNLIRMSRIPEMVLFGVIQPVMFVVLFTYVFGGSMKIGNSTDPDVYKDFLMAGIFAQTVTFATAGSAAGIADDMQKGLVDRFRSLPMARGAVLTGRTVADLVQTAITLVVLAVVALLVGWRTGSAEPTNAGRILAGFGLLLLLGYAFTWIGALIGLSVRTPEAATSGGIIWLFPVTFISNAFVDSSQMTPWLRHVADWNPFSAIVQACRQLFGNPGVSPSDAWPMQHPVWASLLYSVLIVLIFRTLAVRKYRSAHG; this is encoded by the coding sequence GTGAGCACGGCAACTGAGGCGAGGCAGTCCCTGGCGCCCCGGCCCACCGGCGGCATCGGTCAGTCCGTGCGGGACTCGCTGGTCATCGCCCGCAGGAACCTGATCCGGATGTCACGCATCCCGGAGATGGTCCTGTTCGGGGTCATCCAGCCGGTGATGTTCGTGGTCCTGTTCACGTACGTCTTCGGCGGGTCCATGAAGATCGGCAACAGCACCGACCCCGATGTCTACAAAGACTTCCTGATGGCGGGCATCTTCGCGCAGACCGTCACCTTCGCCACGGCGGGCTCGGCGGCGGGCATCGCCGACGACATGCAGAAGGGGCTGGTCGACCGATTCCGCTCGCTGCCCATGGCGCGCGGCGCGGTCCTGACCGGACGCACGGTCGCCGACCTCGTGCAGACCGCGATCACCCTCGTCGTCCTCGCGGTCGTGGCGCTGCTCGTCGGCTGGCGGACGGGCTCGGCGGAACCGACCAACGCGGGCCGGATCCTCGCCGGCTTCGGGCTCCTGCTCCTGCTCGGGTACGCGTTCACCTGGATCGGCGCCCTGATCGGCCTCTCCGTCCGCACGCCGGAGGCGGCCACGTCGGGCGGCATCATCTGGCTCTTCCCCGTCACGTTCATCTCGAACGCGTTCGTGGACTCCAGCCAGATGACGCCCTGGCTGCGGCACGTCGCCGACTGGAACCCGTTCAGCGCCATCGTCCAGGCCTGCCGCCAGCTCTTCGGCAACCCGGGGGTCTCACCGTCCGACGCCTGGCCCATGCAACACCCGGTCTGGGCCTCGCTGCTCTACTCGGTCCTGATCGTCCTGATCTTCCGCACGCTGGCGGTACGCAAGTACCGGTCGGCGCACGGCTGA
- a CDS encoding NAD(P)-dependent alcohol dehydrogenase, which produces MTEQITTVSAYAAPAPEAPLERTTVPRRAVGEFDVLIDIKYAGICHSDIHQARDGWGEGIYPMVPGHEIAGVVTEVGPRVTKFTVGDRVGVGCMVDSCRACENCKAGLEQYCVRGNVPTYNGIGKDGEPTYGGYSTHIVVDEAFTVRIPDGLSLDAAAPLLCAGITTYSPLHRWQAGPGKKIAVVGLGGLGHMAVKIAHAMGAEVTVLSQTLRKKDDGLKLGADHYYATSDDATFEQLAGSFDLILSTVSAPLPLDKYLGLLRSEGAFVNVGAPEEPVSLNLFSVIGGGKTLAGSMIGGIQETQEMLDFCAAHGLGSEIELIRADQINEAYERVLASDVRYRFVIDTATI; this is translated from the coding sequence ATGACTGAGCAGATCACCACCGTTTCCGCCTACGCCGCTCCCGCCCCCGAGGCGCCCCTGGAGCGGACCACCGTGCCGCGCCGCGCCGTCGGCGAGTTCGACGTCCTGATCGACATCAAGTACGCCGGTATCTGCCACTCGGACATTCACCAGGCCCGCGACGGCTGGGGCGAGGGCATCTACCCGATGGTGCCCGGCCACGAGATCGCCGGTGTCGTCACCGAGGTCGGTCCCCGTGTCACCAAGTTCACCGTGGGTGACCGCGTCGGGGTCGGCTGCATGGTCGACTCCTGCCGCGCGTGCGAGAACTGCAAGGCGGGCCTGGAGCAGTACTGCGTGCGGGGCAACGTCCCGACGTACAACGGGATCGGCAAGGACGGCGAGCCGACGTACGGCGGTTACTCCACGCACATCGTCGTGGACGAGGCGTTCACCGTCCGCATCCCCGACGGGCTCTCGCTCGACGCGGCCGCGCCGCTGCTCTGCGCCGGCATCACCACGTACTCCCCGCTGCACCGCTGGCAGGCGGGCCCCGGCAAGAAGATCGCCGTCGTCGGTCTCGGCGGCCTCGGCCACATGGCCGTCAAGATCGCGCACGCCATGGGCGCGGAGGTCACCGTCCTCTCGCAGACCCTGCGCAAGAAGGACGACGGCCTGAAGCTGGGCGCCGACCACTACTACGCGACCAGTGACGACGCCACGTTCGAGCAGCTCGCCGGCTCCTTCGACCTGATCCTCTCGACGGTCTCCGCACCGCTGCCGCTGGACAAGTACCTGGGCCTGCTGCGCTCGGAGGGCGCCTTCGTGAACGTCGGCGCCCCGGAGGAGCCGGTTTCCCTCAACCTCTTCTCCGTCATCGGCGGCGGCAAGACCCTCGCCGGCTCCATGATCGGCGGCATTCAGGAGACCCAGGAGATGCTGGACTTCTGCGCGGCGCACGGGCTCGGCTCCGAGATCGAGCTGATCCGCGCCGACCAGATCAACGAGGCGTACGAGCGGGTCCTCGCCAGCGACGTGCGCTACCGCTTCGTGATCGACACGGCGACGATCTGA
- a CDS encoding helix-turn-helix domain-containing protein yields the protein MDENPALLDSRAELSEFLRTRRARLQPQDVGLPNFGRHRRVPGLRREELAQLAGVSVAYYTRLEQGNGRNVSGEVLDAIARALRLTDAEHAHLTRLAKPKTLKKKRAARQQHMRPALQQLLDSVQSVPAYVVGRRTDILGWNALAAALFGDWGELAPADRNWARICFLDPRSRDLFVDWEQKASDIVSYLRMDAGCYPNDSELSSLVGELSVKSEEFRSLWATHDVREKGHGVKRLHHPLVGDLTLSFETLRLPDDCDQSLLMYHAEPDSASAQGLRLLASWGRDASAVGSQRK from the coding sequence ATGGACGAGAACCCCGCGCTCCTCGACAGTCGGGCGGAGCTGAGCGAATTCCTCCGCACCCGCAGGGCGCGGCTGCAGCCCCAGGACGTCGGCCTGCCGAACTTCGGCCGGCACCGCAGGGTGCCCGGCCTGCGCCGCGAGGAGCTCGCCCAGCTCGCCGGGGTCTCCGTCGCGTACTACACCCGGCTCGAACAGGGCAACGGCCGCAACGTCTCCGGCGAGGTGCTCGACGCCATCGCGCGTGCCCTGCGCCTGACCGACGCCGAGCACGCCCACCTGACGCGGCTCGCGAAGCCGAAGACGCTCAAGAAGAAGCGGGCGGCGCGCCAGCAGCACATGCGGCCCGCGCTGCAGCAGCTCCTCGACTCCGTCCAGTCCGTGCCCGCGTACGTGGTGGGCCGCCGCACGGACATCCTCGGCTGGAACGCGCTCGCCGCGGCGCTCTTCGGCGACTGGGGCGAGCTCGCGCCGGCCGACCGGAACTGGGCGCGCATCTGCTTCCTCGACCCGCGTTCGCGCGATCTCTTCGTGGACTGGGAGCAGAAGGCGTCGGACATCGTCAGCTACCTGCGCATGGACGCGGGCTGCTACCCGAACGACTCCGAACTCTCCTCCCTGGTCGGTGAACTCTCCGTGAAGAGCGAGGAGTTCAGGAGCCTGTGGGCCACGCACGACGTCCGCGAGAAGGGCCACGGCGTGAAGCGCCTGCACCACCCGCTGGTGGGCGACCTGACCCTGTCCTTCGAGACACTGCGGCTGCCGGACGACTGCGACCAGTCCCTGCTGATGTACCACGCGGAGCCGGACTCGGCGTCCGCTCAGGGCCTGCGGCTGCTCGCCAGCTGGGGGCGGGACGCGTCGGCGGTGGGTTCGCAGCGGAAGTGA
- a CDS encoding ClpP family protease: protein MSQYTIPTVVERTPQGGERAYDVYSRLLSERIIFLGTEIDDGVANVVIAQLLHLESSAPEREVSLYINSPGGSFTSLMAIYDTMSFISAPISTFCVGQAASTAAVLLAGGDPGRRFVLDHARVLLGQPASRGRQGTVSDLALEAQEMLRIRSQVEEVLARHTHHDIATLRADMDRDKVFTAQEAVVYGLADQVLSRRSLPAAA from the coding sequence ATGAGTCAGTACACCATTCCCACCGTCGTCGAGCGCACCCCGCAGGGCGGAGAGCGCGCCTACGACGTCTACAGCCGGCTGCTCTCCGAGCGGATCATCTTCCTCGGCACGGAGATCGACGACGGAGTCGCCAATGTCGTCATCGCGCAGCTGCTGCATCTGGAGTCGTCGGCCCCCGAGCGCGAAGTCTCCCTCTACATCAACTCGCCCGGCGGGTCCTTCACTTCACTCATGGCCATCTACGACACGATGAGCTTCATCAGCGCGCCGATCTCCACGTTCTGCGTCGGACAGGCCGCGTCCACCGCCGCCGTCCTGCTCGCCGGGGGCGACCCCGGGCGGCGGTTCGTCCTCGACCACGCGCGCGTGCTCCTCGGGCAGCCCGCCAGCCGCGGGCGCCAGGGGACGGTCTCCGATCTCGCCCTGGAGGCGCAGGAGATGCTCCGGATCCGCTCCCAGGTCGAGGAGGTCCTCGCCCGCCACACGCACCACGACATCGCGACGCTCCGCGCCGACATGGACCGCGACAAGGTCTTCACGGCGCAGGAGGCCGTCGTGTACGGGCTCGCCGACCAGGTGCTCAGCAGGCGGTCGCTGCCCGCCGCCGCCTGA
- a CDS encoding VOC family protein: MSIELNHTIVTARDKKASAQFLADILGLEAGPQYGPFIPVEIPNGVTLDYYEGDGGPIVPQHYAFLVSEDEFDEIFGRIKSRGLPYWADPYHRQVNEINTNDGGRGVYWEDPDGHNLEIITRPYGAEG; encoded by the coding sequence ATGTCGATCGAGCTCAACCACACCATCGTCACGGCACGGGACAAGAAGGCGTCCGCGCAGTTCCTCGCGGACATCCTCGGCCTGGAGGCGGGCCCCCAGTACGGGCCCTTCATTCCCGTGGAGATCCCCAACGGCGTGACCCTCGACTACTACGAAGGCGACGGCGGCCCGATCGTGCCGCAGCACTACGCATTCCTCGTCTCCGAGGACGAGTTCGACGAGATCTTCGGCCGCATCAAGAGTCGCGGCCTCCCCTACTGGGCCGACCCGTACCACCGCCAGGTCAACGAGATCAACACGAACGACGGCGGTCGAGGCGTCTACTGGGAGGACCCGGACGGCCACAACCTGGAGATCATCACGAGGCCGTACGGCGCCGAGGGCTGA